The Paramagnetospirillum magnetotacticum MS-1 genome includes a region encoding these proteins:
- a CDS encoding M23 family metallopeptidase produces MTDQRLIPVAGKRLKALRRAASWMIPEWQVFVRRPNGTAEHFTFTRKRQLILLGIVVGITAWAGIVSALLTRQPDEIAAKERQLDEMMAATRAAQYRLASSQKMVADIAREVDLVHSNVAVLAETNAALAKDQPPKKVAPPVKRSSGGEPAWNEDGQPAGDEARAVREQVRRLEGSLERLRVAYSQAVQNTDAAAQSRISDTERLLNRLGLDASRLFERRDRDAGRGGPYIPLSTVTGDTGLSGLMDRLDRWSGIKAVMQKMPLGEPLHTDYDLNSGFGTRNDPLNRRTGVHEGIDLGAPHGTPIYATGDGIVESAGPSDGYGLTVDVNHGNGVTTRYAHMSRIKVKEGQKVTRTTVVGLLGNTGRSTGPHLHYEVRVADVAKDPLKFIAAGENAPKAW; encoded by the coding sequence GTGACCGATCAGCGACTGATCCCGGTAGCCGGAAAGCGGCTCAAGGCGTTGCGTCGGGCCGCGTCCTGGATGATTCCCGAGTGGCAGGTCTTCGTGCGGCGCCCCAACGGCACCGCCGAGCATTTCACCTTCACCCGCAAGCGTCAGCTGATCTTGTTGGGCATCGTGGTCGGCATCACCGCCTGGGCCGGAATCGTCTCGGCGCTGCTGACCCGCCAGCCTGACGAGATCGCCGCCAAGGAACGCCAGCTGGACGAGATGATGGCCGCCACCCGCGCCGCCCAGTACCGTCTGGCCTCGTCGCAGAAGATGGTGGCCGACATCGCCCGCGAAGTGGATCTGGTCCATTCCAACGTGGCGGTGCTGGCCGAGACCAATGCCGCCCTGGCCAAGGACCAGCCCCCAAAGAAGGTCGCTCCTCCGGTCAAGCGCAGTTCTGGTGGCGAGCCCGCCTGGAACGAGGACGGCCAGCCCGCTGGTGACGAGGCGAGGGCCGTGCGCGAACAGGTCCGCCGCCTGGAAGGCTCGCTGGAGCGCTTGCGCGTCGCCTATTCCCAGGCGGTGCAGAATACCGATGCCGCCGCCCAGTCGCGCATTTCCGACACCGAGCGGCTGCTGAACCGCCTGGGCCTGGACGCGTCGCGCCTGTTCGAACGCCGCGACCGCGATGCCGGACGGGGCGGCCCCTATATTCCGCTCAGCACCGTGACCGGCGATACCGGCCTGTCGGGCCTGATGGACCGCCTGGACCGCTGGAGCGGCATCAAGGCGGTGATGCAGAAAATGCCCCTGGGCGAGCCGCTGCATACCGATTACGACCTCAATTCCGGCTTCGGCACCCGCAACGACCCGCTGAACCGCCGCACCGGCGTGCATGAGGGTATCGACCTGGGCGCTCCGCACGGAACGCCCATCTATGCCACCGGCGACGGAATCGTCGAATCGGCGGGGCCGTCGGACGGCTACGGCCTGACTGTCGACGTCAATCACGGCAACGGTGTCACCACCCGCTATGCCCATATGTCGCGCATCAAGGTCAAGGAAGGCCAGAAGGTGACGCGCACCACGGTGGTCGGCCTGTTGGGCAATACGGGCCGCTCCACCGGCCCCCATCTCCATTACGAGGTCCGCGTCGCCGACGTGGCCAAGGATCCCCTCAAATTCATCGCGGCAGGTGAAAATGCTCCCAAAGCTTGGTAA